From a region of the Streptomyces tirandamycinicus genome:
- a CDS encoding GNAT family N-acetyltransferase codes for MRIRVVRPGELDDGEADSWRELRAKSGAPASPFMEPEFTLAVAGVRQDARVAVVEDEGVPAGFFPYQKGPFGHGRAIGLGVSDCQGAVLRPGLRLSARELLRACSLSVWEFDNLEAGQDLFGPGSAEEFVSPVIDVGEGYAAYERRLREQSPKFLRTTMAKERRLGRQAGEVRFVFDERDPSALRTLMAWKSAQYRRTGRRDRFAREWISALVRRLHDTRAPGCSGVLSVLYAAERPVAAHFGLRSRTVLACWFPSYDTAYARYSPGLILHLRMAEAAAAAGIGMLDLGRGAAEYKDALKTGELRVHEGSSTRPGPGAALHRLSREPGRRAHSFVRRRPRLAGYAQRTLGRIGRLRGD; via the coding sequence GTGCGCATTCGTGTCGTCAGGCCCGGGGAGCTGGACGACGGGGAGGCCGATTCCTGGCGTGAGCTGCGGGCCAAGTCCGGCGCGCCCGCCAGTCCCTTCATGGAGCCGGAGTTCACCCTGGCCGTCGCCGGCGTGCGGCAGGACGCCAGGGTCGCGGTCGTCGAGGACGAGGGGGTTCCGGCCGGATTCTTCCCGTACCAGAAGGGTCCGTTCGGACACGGCCGGGCCATCGGTCTCGGCGTCTCCGACTGCCAGGGGGCCGTGCTGCGGCCGGGATTGCGCCTCTCCGCCCGCGAGCTGCTGCGGGCCTGTTCGCTCTCCGTGTGGGAGTTCGACAACCTGGAGGCGGGACAGGACCTTTTCGGGCCGGGCAGCGCCGAGGAGTTCGTCTCGCCGGTGATCGACGTGGGCGAGGGGTACGCCGCCTACGAGCGACGGCTGCGCGAGCAGTCGCCCAAGTTCCTCAGGACCACCATGGCCAAGGAGCGCAGGCTGGGCCGGCAGGCGGGCGAGGTGCGGTTCGTCTTCGACGAGCGGGACCCCTCGGCGCTGCGCACCCTCATGGCCTGGAAGTCCGCCCAGTACCGCAGGACCGGCCGCCGTGACCGGTTCGCCCGGGAGTGGATCAGCGCGCTCGTGCGGCGGTTGCACGACACGCGGGCGCCGGGCTGCTCGGGCGTGCTGTCCGTGCTGTACGCGGCGGAGCGCCCCGTCGCCGCGCATTTCGGACTGCGCTCGCGCACGGTGCTGGCCTGCTGGTTCCCGTCCTACGACACCGCGTACGCCAGGTACTCGCCGGGGCTGATCCTGCATCTGCGGATGGCCGAGGCCGCCGCGGCCGCGGGCATCGGGATGCTCGACCTCGGCCGCGGCGCCGCCGAGTACAAGGACGCCCTCAAGACCGGTGAACTGCGCGTCCACGAGGGCTCGTCCACCCGGCCCGGCCCCGGCGCGGCGCTCCACCGGCTGAGCCGCGAACCGGGGCGCCGCGCCCACAGCTTCGTCCGCCGCCGACCCCGCCTCGCCGGGTACGCGCAGCGGACGCTCGGCCGGATCGGGCGGCTGAGGGGCGACTGA
- the hutI gene encoding imidazolonepropionase translates to MGSTLITRIGTLVTNDPTLGDGGPLGRIEDAALVLDGGTVAWAGRAADAPAADEVYDAEGRAVVPGFVDSHSHLVFAGDRTAEFNARMSGRAYSAGGIRTTVAATRAASDEALEANLTHYLDEALRQGTTTFETKSGYGLTVADEARALRIAARHTEEVTYLGAHIVSPDYADDPAGYVALVTGEMLDACAPHARWVDVFCEKGAFDGDQARAVLTAGMARGLVPRVHANQLTHGPGVQLAVELDAASADHCTHLTQADVDALASGNTVATLLPGAEFSTRAEWPDARRLLDAGATVALSTDCNPGSSFTSSMPFCIALAVRDMGMTPDEAVWSATAGGAAALRRTDIGRLSPGARADLAVLDAPSHVHLAYRPGVPLVRGVWRRGTRAV, encoded by the coding sequence ATGGGCAGCACCCTCATCACCCGCATCGGCACCCTCGTCACCAACGACCCCACCCTCGGCGACGGCGGCCCGCTCGGCCGGATCGAGGACGCCGCCCTGGTCCTCGACGGCGGCACCGTCGCCTGGGCCGGCCGCGCGGCCGACGCGCCCGCGGCCGACGAGGTGTACGACGCCGAGGGCCGCGCCGTCGTACCCGGCTTCGTCGACTCGCACTCACACCTCGTCTTCGCCGGCGACCGCACGGCCGAGTTCAACGCCCGTATGTCGGGCCGCGCCTACTCGGCGGGCGGGATCAGGACCACCGTCGCCGCGACCCGCGCCGCCTCCGACGAGGCTCTGGAGGCAAACCTCACGCACTACCTGGACGAGGCGCTGCGCCAGGGGACCACCACGTTCGAGACCAAGTCGGGGTACGGGCTCACCGTGGCGGACGAAGCGCGTGCCCTGCGCATCGCCGCCCGGCACACCGAGGAGGTGACCTACCTCGGCGCCCACATCGTGTCCCCCGACTACGCCGACGACCCCGCCGGCTACGTCGCACTCGTGACCGGTGAGATGCTCGACGCCTGCGCCCCGCACGCCCGTTGGGTCGACGTGTTCTGCGAGAAGGGCGCGTTCGACGGGGACCAGGCCCGGGCGGTCCTCACCGCGGGCATGGCCAGGGGGCTCGTTCCCCGCGTGCACGCCAACCAGCTCACCCACGGCCCAGGCGTGCAACTCGCCGTCGAGCTGGACGCGGCGTCCGCCGACCACTGCACCCACCTCACCCAGGCGGACGTCGACGCCCTGGCGAGCGGCAACACGGTCGCGACCCTGCTCCCGGGCGCCGAGTTCTCCACCCGCGCCGAGTGGCCCGACGCCCGGCGGCTGCTCGACGCGGGGGCGACCGTCGCGCTGTCGACCGACTGCAACCCGGGCTCGTCGTTCACCTCCTCCATGCCGTTCTGCATCGCCCTGGCGGTACGCGACATGGGGATGACACCGGACGAGGCCGTCTGGTCCGCCACGGCCGGCGGCGCCGCCGCACTGCGCCGCACCGACATCGGGCGCCTCTCGCCCGGCGCCCGCGCCGACCTGGCCGTCCTGGACGCGCCGAGCCATGTCCACCTGGCCTACCGCCCGGGCGTTCCGCTGGTCCGCGGGGTGTGGCGCCGGGGGACGCGAGCGGTCTGA
- a CDS encoding PPOX class F420-dependent oxidoreductase — MNGDEFDPRTLLSESRIGVLATIKSDGRPQLSPVMPYYDREADVIFVSVTEGRAKTANLRRDPRAALEVTSPDGWSWATAEGTVTLTGPGTDPHGPEVEALVTYYRQAAGEHPDWDEYRSVMVSDRRVLMTMPVEHVYGSRIR, encoded by the coding sequence ATGAACGGTGACGAGTTCGACCCGCGCACACTCCTCTCGGAGAGCCGCATCGGCGTCCTGGCCACCATCAAGTCGGACGGGCGCCCACAGCTCTCGCCGGTCATGCCGTACTACGACCGGGAGGCCGACGTCATCTTCGTATCGGTGACCGAAGGGCGGGCCAAGACGGCGAACCTGCGCCGGGACCCACGCGCCGCGCTGGAGGTGACCAGCCCCGACGGCTGGTCCTGGGCGACCGCCGAGGGCACGGTGACGCTCACCGGTCCGGGGACCGACCCGCACGGACCGGAGGTGGAGGCGCTGGTGACGTACTACCGCCAGGCCGCCGGTGAGCATCCGGACTGGGACGAGTACCGCTCCGTGATGGTGTCCGACCGCAGGGTGCTCATGACGATGCCGGTCGAGCACGTGTACGGCTCGCGGATCCGCTGA
- a CDS encoding Uma2 family endonuclease, with translation MAIAPDDARQDASRYQAMRDFVRSMDDTLPGRFEISKEGIVHDMMSPVRPHELTVLRVRKRLEKVMPEELVAHTGEPDVEDVAEHIVRHPDVMVIAEADMEGDGPFDPRTLIAAIEVVSRSNPDNDWVGKMRDYPLLGIPVYALFDPRTGSGAVLSDIHHTPDGPRYATRKDFQYGEDVTIADWTIPTGDLPRYE, from the coding sequence ATGGCCATCGCCCCGGACGACGCACGGCAGGACGCCTCCCGGTACCAGGCGATGCGGGACTTCGTGCGGTCCATGGACGACACACTGCCCGGCAGGTTCGAGATCTCCAAAGAAGGAATCGTCCACGACATGATGTCGCCCGTCAGACCTCACGAGCTGACCGTGCTGCGCGTCCGGAAGCGCCTCGAGAAGGTCATGCCGGAGGAACTGGTCGCACACACGGGCGAGCCCGATGTGGAGGACGTCGCCGAGCACATCGTGCGTCACCCCGATGTGATGGTGATCGCCGAAGCGGACATGGAGGGCGACGGGCCGTTCGACCCGCGCACGCTCATCGCCGCGATCGAGGTCGTCTCCCGCTCCAACCCCGACAACGACTGGGTCGGCAAGATGCGCGACTATCCTCTGCTCGGGATTCCCGTGTACGCGCTCTTCGATCCCCGTACCGGGTCCGGCGCGGTCCTCTCCGACATCCACCACACCCCCGACGGGCCTCGCTACGCGACGCGCAAGGACTTCCAGTACGGCGAGGACGTCACGATCGCCGACTGGACCATCCCCACCGGGGATCTGCCGCGTTACGAGTGA
- a CDS encoding formimidoylglutamate deiminase: MQVTTYWLEHAWLGAHVEPGVALDVADGRITAVRTGAEAPEPGAEVLRGLTLPGLANAHSHAFHRALRGLVQVGSGTFWTWRDVMYRVASRLTPDNYHALARAVYAEMALAGITVVGEFHYVHHAPGGRPYADPNAMGEAMIAAAADAGIRITLLDTAYLSSAIGDKHGGEPPNRHQLRFSDGTAEAWAERVSLLKGGELARIGAAIHSVRAVPAAQLPVVAGWAAEHAAPLHVHLSEQTAENDACLAAHGRTPTQLLADHGVLGRRTTGVHNTHLTDGDIRLLGGSGTGTCMCPTTERDLADGIGPAKALQEAGSPLSLGSDSHAVIDLLEEARAMEMDERLRTRTRGHWTAAALLRAATAEGHAALGWDDAGLLEPGALADFTTVALDSVRTAGPLPRLGAETAVFAATSADIRHTVVAGRHVVRDGVHTLVPDVPSALSEAIGTLRG, from the coding sequence GTGCAGGTGACGACGTACTGGCTGGAGCACGCCTGGCTCGGCGCACACGTCGAGCCGGGGGTCGCCCTCGACGTCGCGGACGGCCGGATCACGGCCGTCCGCACCGGGGCGGAGGCCCCGGAACCGGGCGCCGAGGTGCTGCGCGGCCTGACGCTGCCCGGACTGGCCAACGCCCACTCGCACGCCTTCCACCGGGCGCTGCGCGGCCTGGTGCAGGTGGGCTCCGGGACCTTCTGGACCTGGCGCGACGTCATGTACCGGGTGGCCTCCCGGCTGACCCCGGACAACTACCACGCACTGGCGCGCGCCGTGTACGCGGAGATGGCGCTGGCGGGGATCACGGTCGTCGGCGAGTTCCACTACGTGCACCACGCGCCAGGCGGCCGCCCGTACGCCGACCCCAACGCGATGGGCGAGGCGATGATCGCCGCGGCGGCGGACGCGGGCATCCGCATCACCCTGCTCGACACGGCGTACCTGTCCTCGGCCATCGGGGACAAGCACGGCGGGGAGCCCCCGAACCGGCACCAGCTCCGCTTCTCCGACGGCACCGCCGAGGCGTGGGCCGAGCGGGTGTCCCTGCTCAAGGGCGGGGAGCTGGCCAGAATCGGCGCCGCGATCCACTCCGTACGCGCGGTCCCGGCGGCCCAGCTGCCCGTGGTGGCCGGCTGGGCGGCGGAGCACGCAGCGCCCCTGCACGTCCATCTCTCCGAGCAGACCGCCGAGAACGACGCCTGCCTCGCGGCCCACGGGCGCACGCCCACGCAGCTCCTCGCCGACCACGGCGTGCTCGGCCGGCGCACCACGGGCGTCCACAACACCCATCTGACGGACGGGGACATCCGCCTCCTCGGCGGCAGCGGGACCGGCACCTGCATGTGCCCGACCACCGAACGGGACCTCGCCGACGGCATCGGCCCCGCGAAGGCCCTCCAGGAAGCGGGCTCACCGCTGTCGCTCGGCAGCGACAGCCACGCGGTGATCGACCTCCTCGAGGAGGCCCGCGCGATGGAGATGGACGAGCGGCTGCGTACCCGCACCCGCGGCCACTGGACGGCCGCGGCCCTGCTGCGCGCCGCCACGGCCGAGGGCCACGCGGCTCTCGGATGGGACGACGCGGGACTGCTGGAGCCGGGCGCGCTCGCCGACTTCACCACAGTGGCGCTGGACTCGGTGCGCACGGCGGGCCCGCTGCCGCGGCTGGGCGCGGAGACCGCGGTCTTCGCCGCCACCTCCGCGGACATCCGGCACACGGTCGTCGCCGGGCGCCATGTCGTGCGCGACGGCGTCCACACCCTGGTGCCGGACGTGCCGTCGGCCCTGTCGGAGGCGATCGGGACGCTGCGCGGCTGA
- a CDS encoding allantoate amidohydrolase, with protein sequence MWAELRRIGRDADSGGYRRHAWTGADADCRNWFQEQAEARGLAYETDRNGNQWAWLGGPPPASGASAASTGGASSTSSSASTGGTASAWSDSAAGDAVVTGSHLDSVPDGGAFDGPLGVVSAFAALDELRRRGAEFTRPFAITNFADEEGARFGLACVGSRLAAGQLTREQAYALRDADGVSLPEAMEAAGHDPGTIGADPERLARVGAFVELHVEQGRALDVSGHSVGIASAIWPHGRWRFDFRGEANHAGTTRLADRRDPMLTYAETVLAARREAELAGALATFGKVSVEPNGVNAIPSLVRGWLDSRAADQATLDTVVSAIEQAAKDRAQRDGLDLAVVRESFTPVVEFGHTLRDEIGRLLGGRAPLLGTGAGHDAGILSAAVPTAMLFVRNPTGVSHSPAEYAAEDDCVAGVLALADVLEGLACR encoded by the coding sequence ATGTGGGCCGAGCTGCGGCGCATCGGCCGGGACGCGGACAGCGGCGGCTACCGGCGCCACGCCTGGACCGGTGCCGACGCCGACTGCCGCAACTGGTTCCAGGAGCAGGCCGAGGCCCGCGGACTCGCCTACGAGACCGACCGCAACGGCAACCAGTGGGCCTGGCTCGGCGGCCCTCCCCCCGCCTCCGGCGCGAGCGCCGCAAGCACCGGAGGTGCCTCAAGCACCTCAAGTTCCGCAAGCACGGGAGGCACCGCAAGCGCCTGGAGCGACTCCGCCGCCGGTGACGCCGTCGTCACCGGCTCACACCTGGACTCCGTCCCCGACGGCGGCGCCTTCGACGGCCCCCTCGGCGTCGTCTCCGCCTTCGCCGCGCTCGACGAACTCCGCCGCAGGGGAGCGGAGTTCACCCGACCCTTCGCGATCACCAACTTCGCCGACGAGGAGGGCGCGCGCTTCGGCCTGGCCTGCGTCGGCTCCCGCCTCGCGGCCGGGCAGCTGACCCGGGAGCAGGCGTACGCGCTGCGGGACGCCGACGGAGTGAGCCTGCCCGAGGCCATGGAGGCGGCCGGCCACGACCCGGGGACCATCGGCGCGGACCCCGAACGCCTGGCCCGCGTCGGCGCCTTCGTGGAGCTCCATGTCGAGCAGGGCCGGGCCCTGGACGTCTCGGGCCACTCCGTCGGAATCGCCAGCGCCATCTGGCCGCACGGCCGCTGGCGCTTCGACTTCCGCGGCGAGGCGAACCACGCGGGCACCACCCGCCTCGCCGACCGCCGCGACCCGATGCTGACGTACGCGGAGACCGTCCTGGCCGCCCGCCGCGAGGCCGAACTGGCGGGCGCGCTCGCCACCTTCGGCAAGGTCTCCGTCGAGCCGAACGGCGTCAACGCCATCCCGTCCCTCGTCCGCGGCTGGCTCGACTCGCGCGCCGCCGACCAGGCCACGCTCGACACGGTCGTCTCCGCGATCGAGCAGGCCGCGAAGGACCGCGCCCAGCGCGACGGCCTCGACCTCGCGGTCGTCCGGGAGTCGTTCACCCCGGTCGTCGAGTTCGGCCACACCCTGCGCGACGAGATCGGCCGGCTGCTGGGCGGACGGGCTCCGCTGCTCGGCACCGGCGCGGGACACGACGCCGGAATCCTCTCCGCGGCCGTGCCGACCGCCATGCTGTTCGTACGGAACCCGACCGGCGTCTCCCACTCCCCGGCCGAGTACGCGGCCGAGGACGACTGCGTCGCCGGGGTCCTCGCACTCGCCGACGTACTGGAGGGCCTCGCGTGCAGGTGA
- the hutU gene encoding urocanate hydratase, translating into MSGPRPVRAPRGTELSALGWQQEAALRMLQNNLDPEVAEHPDKLVVYGGTGKAARDWRSFDAMVRTLRTLKQDETMLVQSGRPVGVMQTHEWAPRVLIANSNLVGDWANWEEFRRLEALGLTMYGQMTAGSWIYIGTQGILQGTYETFAAVAAKKFGGTLAGTITLTAGLGGMGGAQPLAVTMNDGVAICVDCDPRAIERRIEHRYLDVRADSLEHALRLATEARDARRPLSIGVLGNAAELVPQLLAMNAPIDIVTDQTSAHDPLAYLPTGVDFGDMASYAAKDPAGFTTRARESMARHVEAMVGFMDAGAEVFDYGNSIRGEARLAGYDRAFAFPGFVPAYIRPLFCEGKGPFRWAALSGDPADIARTDKAILELFPENESLARWIRMAGERVHFQGLPARICWLGYGERDRAGERFNDMVASGELRAPLAIGRDHLDCGSVASPYRETEAMLDGSDAIADWPLLNAMVNVASGASWVSIHHGGGVGMGRSIHAGQVTVADGTELGAEKIRRVLTNDPGMGVIRHVDAGYDLAESVSDAKGVRVPMREGDPR; encoded by the coding sequence ATGTCTGGACCCCGCCCGGTACGGGCACCGCGTGGTACGGAACTGAGCGCCCTTGGGTGGCAGCAGGAAGCCGCGCTGCGCATGCTCCAGAACAACCTCGACCCGGAGGTGGCCGAGCACCCGGACAAGCTCGTCGTGTACGGCGGCACGGGCAAGGCCGCGCGCGACTGGCGCTCCTTCGACGCGATGGTCCGCACGCTCAGGACGCTGAAGCAGGACGAGACGATGCTCGTGCAGTCCGGCCGCCCGGTCGGCGTGATGCAGACCCACGAGTGGGCGCCCCGCGTGCTGATCGCCAACTCCAACCTCGTCGGCGACTGGGCGAACTGGGAGGAGTTCCGGCGCCTGGAGGCCCTCGGGCTCACCATGTACGGGCAGATGACCGCGGGCTCCTGGATCTACATCGGCACCCAGGGCATCCTCCAGGGCACGTACGAGACCTTCGCCGCCGTGGCGGCCAAGAAGTTCGGCGGCACACTGGCCGGGACGATCACGCTGACCGCCGGGCTCGGCGGGATGGGCGGTGCCCAGCCGCTCGCGGTCACCATGAACGACGGCGTCGCCATCTGCGTCGACTGCGACCCCCGGGCCATCGAGCGGCGCATCGAGCACCGCTACCTCGACGTGAGGGCCGACAGCCTCGAGCATGCGCTCCGGCTGGCCACCGAGGCCCGCGACGCCCGCAGGCCGCTCTCCATCGGCGTGCTCGGCAACGCGGCCGAGCTGGTGCCGCAGCTGCTCGCGATGAACGCGCCGATCGACATCGTCACCGACCAGACCTCCGCGCACGACCCGCTGGCCTACCTGCCCACCGGTGTCGACTTCGGCGACATGGCCTCGTACGCGGCGAAGGACCCGGCCGGGTTCACCACCCGCGCCCGCGAGTCCATGGCCCGGCACGTCGAGGCCATGGTCGGCTTCATGGACGCCGGCGCCGAGGTCTTCGACTACGGCAACTCGATCCGCGGCGAGGCCCGGCTGGCCGGCTACGACCGGGCGTTCGCGTTCCCCGGCTTCGTCCCCGCCTACATCCGGCCCCTCTTCTGCGAGGGCAAGGGCCCGTTCCGCTGGGCCGCGCTGTCCGGCGACCCCGCCGACATCGCCCGGACCGACAAGGCGATCCTGGAACTCTTCCCGGAGAACGAGTCCCTGGCCCGCTGGATCAGGATGGCCGGCGAGCGGGTCCACTTCCAGGGCCTCCCGGCCCGCATCTGCTGGCTCGGCTACGGCGAGCGGGACCGCGCGGGCGAGCGGTTCAACGACATGGTCGCGAGCGGCGAACTCCGGGCCCCGCTGGCCATCGGCCGCGACCACCTCGACTGCGGCTCGGTGGCCTCCCCGTACCGCGAGACCGAGGCGATGCTCGACGGCTCGGACGCCATCGCCGACTGGCCGCTGCTGAACGCCATGGTCAACGTCGCCTCCGGCGCCTCCTGGGTGTCGATCCACCACGGCGGCGGCGTCGGCATGGGGCGCTCCATCCACGCCGGCCAGGTCACCGTCGCGGACGGCACCGAGCTGGGCGCCGAGAAGATCCGCCGGGTGCTGACGAACGACCCGGGGATGGGCGTGATCCGGCACGTCGACGCCGGCTACGACCTCGCGGAGTCCGTCTCCGACGCGAAGGGCGTGCGCGTCCCGATGCGGGAGGGCGACCCCCGGTGA
- a CDS encoding diaminopimelate decarboxylase — protein MAHLASDRRDQAVRAAVEQGLLSETEPVVALVDIAGVRASAAALRSAFEELTGAPVLHAFAVKAAPLVPVLRLLDAEGIGAEVASPGELALALAAGVRPERIVLDSPAKTRAELAEALRRGIAVNADNFQELDRIDALAGTGTGSDTGTRSGTGTGSGTGRGTDSGPGSGFGPGSDPGPGRSRLGLRVNAQIGAGAIGALSTATATSKFGVALRDEGARERIVRACLDRPWLTRLHTHSGSQGLGLELMTQGVLAVYELAEEINAAAGRQQIDTVDIGGGLPVNFASDEETPTFADYARALRDAVPGLFDGRYGLVTEFGRSLLAKHGTVLARVEYTKTTGARPIAVTHAGVQVATRTVYDPAAWPLRIAAYDAKGAPKAGDAVVQDVAGPACFAGDLLAEARELPLLEPGDVVAALDTGAYYFSSHYAYNSLARPGVHGFRADAAGVRFTTVRAPQTVEQIVAESGGDRPDALL, from the coding sequence ATGGCTCATCTGGCTTCAGACCGTCGCGACCAGGCCGTACGAGCAGCCGTGGAGCAGGGCCTGCTCAGCGAAACCGAACCCGTCGTCGCACTCGTCGACATCGCCGGCGTGCGGGCCTCGGCCGCCGCGCTCCGGAGCGCCTTCGAGGAGCTGACCGGCGCCCCCGTCCTGCACGCCTTCGCCGTGAAGGCCGCACCGCTGGTGCCGGTACTGCGGCTGCTGGACGCCGAGGGCATCGGCGCGGAGGTCGCGAGCCCGGGTGAGCTGGCGCTGGCGCTCGCCGCCGGTGTGCGGCCGGAGCGGATCGTGCTGGACTCCCCCGCCAAGACCCGGGCCGAGCTGGCCGAGGCGCTCCGGCGGGGAATCGCCGTCAACGCCGACAACTTCCAGGAGCTCGACCGCATCGACGCGCTGGCCGGTACCGGCACCGGTTCAGATACCGGGACCCGTTCAGGTACCGGCACCGGCTCTGGTACCGGGCGCGGTACCGACTCCGGCCCCGGCTCCGGTTTCGGGCCCGGTTCCGATCCCGGACCCGGGCGTTCGCGGCTCGGGTTGCGCGTCAACGCCCAGATCGGCGCCGGCGCCATCGGCGCGCTGTCCACGGCCACCGCCACCTCGAAGTTCGGCGTCGCCCTGCGCGACGAGGGCGCCCGCGAACGCATCGTGCGCGCCTGCCTCGACCGGCCGTGGCTGACCCGGCTGCACACCCACTCCGGCTCTCAGGGGCTGGGGCTTGAGCTCATGACCCAGGGCGTCCTGGCCGTGTACGAGCTGGCCGAGGAGATCAACGCGGCCGCCGGCCGGCAGCAGATCGACACCGTCGACATCGGCGGCGGGCTGCCGGTCAACTTCGCCTCCGACGAGGAGACGCCCACCTTCGCCGACTACGCACGGGCGCTGCGGGACGCGGTCCCCGGGCTGTTCGACGGCCGCTACGGGCTGGTCACCGAGTTCGGCCGCTCGCTGCTCGCCAAGCACGGCACGGTCCTCGCCCGCGTCGAATACACCAAGACCACGGGCGCCCGGCCCATCGCCGTCACCCATGCGGGGGTCCAGGTCGCCACCCGCACCGTCTACGACCCGGCCGCCTGGCCGCTGCGGATCGCCGCGTACGACGCCAAGGGCGCCCCCAAGGCCGGTGACGCCGTGGTCCAGGACGTCGCGGGGCCGGCCTGCTTCGCGGGCGACCTGCTGGCGGAGGCCCGGGAGCTGCCCCTGCTGGAGCCGGGCGACGTGGTCGCCGCGCTGGACACCGGCGCGTACTACTTCAGCAGCCACTACGCCTACAACAGCCTTGCCCGGCCGGGCGTCCACGGCTTCCGGGCGGATGCCGCCGGGGTCCGCTTCACGACGGTGCGGGCCCCGCAGACGGTCGAGCAGATCGTGGCCGAGTCGGGCGGGGACCGGCCGGACGCGCTGCTGTAG
- a CDS encoding SRPBCC family protein, which translates to MTSRSVVVERRIAASVDRVWDALTDVEGSQHVLSGVERVEKLTEGAFGVGTRWRETRRMFGKEATEEMRVTASEPPRRFVVEADSHGTHYVSEFVLRADGPETTTVRMTFSGSTPGGVAGLLAKVLGPIGERAVAKAVAKDLADVAAAVEGQRGA; encoded by the coding sequence ATGACCAGCAGAAGTGTCGTCGTCGAGCGGCGTATCGCCGCATCCGTGGACCGCGTCTGGGACGCGCTGACCGATGTCGAGGGTTCCCAGCACGTGCTGAGCGGCGTGGAGCGTGTCGAGAAACTCACCGAGGGGGCCTTCGGCGTCGGCACCCGCTGGCGCGAGACCCGGCGGATGTTCGGCAAGGAGGCCACCGAGGAGATGCGGGTGACCGCGAGCGAACCGCCCCGGCGCTTCGTCGTGGAGGCCGACAGCCACGGCACGCACTACGTGTCGGAGTTCGTGCTGCGCGCGGACGGCCCGGAGACCACGACGGTCCGGATGACGTTCTCCGGCAGCACCCCCGGAGGCGTCGCGGGCCTGCTCGCCAAGGTGCTGGGCCCGATCGGCGAGCGGGCCGTGGCCAAGGCCGTCGCGAAGGACCTCGCCGACGTCGCGGCCGCGGTGGAGGGGCAGCGCGGCGCCTGA